CAATGTGAACAACAGCGAAGTGAGCAACTGCAGGAAGCCGCTGATACCCGCCAGGACTCTGGCCAGCTCGGTGGTCATCATATTGATCAAATCGGAGGTACGCTTCTTCAGAAAAAAAGACCATTGCGCCCGCAGCAATGCGCCATAAACCTCAACCCGCAGCTGTCTGCCATAGGTCTGCTGAATCTCGACATTGCGGATTGCCACGAACCTTGCGATCAGATTCTGGCAGAGCACAATTAGAACGTAACTGCCCAGCACCAGCAGCAGTGCTGTGGATTGCGGCAGTTCACTGATGAATCCGAGCATGGGAAGATGGTAGCCAGCCGCAGCGCCGCCCAGCTGAATGCCGGCCATGCCAAGCATGGGAACCAGCAGCAGAATGGCAGAGCTCTCCAGCAGACCACTGATCACCATGCCAAACAGATTAAGATACAGCTTCACGCCCGACAACCGCTGAAGCTGCCGGACGTAGTAGATTATGGCTTGCATGGACCCACCTCGATTACTCGGCTTGTAACACCTTTGCGAACTTCTCCACCACCACGAAGCCCTGCATAGCGTCATCCCCGGACACATAATGGGCTCCGCTGCGCAGCCAGGCGTGGGCAATCATTTGTCCCTGCTTATCGCGGGCCACCCCCATATAGAGAGTACTCTCAATGCCCCGCTTCTCCAGCATCTTCAGGGCGGCTACCGCCCGGACCATACAGGTGCTTTTCCAGGGAGTATAGCGGCTCATCACCCGAATCGCCTTGGTAATCTGCTGGATGCGGCGAATATCGGAAGCTTTGGATAATGCGGGAGTCTCCAGGGATTTCACCCCAAGCTGCGGGGCTGTCCTGGCAAAGGGGAATAACAGCTGGATTCGGACCAGCATCAGCCGCCATAATGCCTCGGGAATCAGCGCAAGCAACGCCTTGTCATGCACCAGCAGAAGACGGAGCCGCCGGAGGGTCATCATGGTCCGCTTACGATGGAGACAAGATCCTCATTCAGCAGGTTCTGTACAAAATCAATGACATCCTGCTGCGCCAGCTCTGCCGGTACCTCAAAGATGTCCTGCATCTTCCCGGCAATCTGCCGAAGCGATACCGGTGAAGCCAATGCTTCCCAGATCACACCGCCGACTTCGCCGAGGTT
The sequence above is a segment of the Paenibacillus sp. FSL R7-0204 genome. Coding sequences within it:
- a CDS encoding lasso peptide biosynthesis PqqD family chaperone, which codes for MNMNITEVLSLDSVLVQREGNIASDMDGEKVMLNVKNGKYYNLGEVGGVIWEALASPVSLRQIAGKMQDIFEVPAELAQQDVIDFVQNLLNEDLVSIVSGP
- a CDS encoding lasso peptide biosynthesis B2 protein gives rise to the protein MMTLRRLRLLLVHDKALLALIPEALWRLMLVRIQLLFPFARTAPQLGVKSLETPALSKASDIRRIQQITKAIRVMSRYTPWKSTCMVRAVAALKMLEKRGIESTLYMGVARDKQGQMIAHAWLRSGAHYVSGDDAMQGFVVVEKFAKVLQAE